One genomic window of Daphnia pulex isolate KAP4 chromosome 12, ASM2113471v1 includes the following:
- the LOC124209989 gene encoding protein CASP-like, giving the protein MDISSICHFNIHMRCFELFQGQANANDWVAEAVKDVNMMGRSSSSGMSPVGGDSETAVTLLPILQAQRERFRQRNQELEAQNLEQQQQMALLHSEVERLRTDNVALYEKVRFLQSYSGQRATKNPAAAISSETEELYERQYEDRLDPFASFSRRERQRKLAQLGPFERITYSMGQMILSSRVARTAGVIYFSVLHLLVFLVLYRLAYTETCHRDMAAECAQKYDDHMLEAHGLHN; this is encoded by the exons ATGGATATTAGTAGTATATGCCACTTCAATATTCATATGCGCtgttttgaattattccaGGGACAAGCGAATGCCAACGACTGGGTGGCAGAAGCCGTTAAAGATGTCAACATGATGGGGAGAAGCTCCTCGTCCGGAATGTCGCCCGTTGGCGGAGACTCGGAAACGGCCGTCACTCTGCTTCCAATTTTACAAGCCCAACGTGAAAGATTCAG gcaACGTAACCAAGAGCTCGAGGCGCAAAATTtggaacaacagcagcagatggCGTTACTTCACAGCGAAGTGGAACGTCTCCGCACCGATAACGTGGCCCTTTACGAGAAAGTTCGCTTCCTTCAAAGCTATTCCGGCCAG cgCGCTACCAAGAATCCCGCTGCAGCCATAAGCTCCGAGACAGAGGAACTTTATGAACGCCAATACGAGGATCGTCTGGATCCCTTTGCTTCGTTCTCTCGCAGGGAGCGTCAACGTAAATTGGCTCAACTGGGTCCGTTCGAGCGCATCACTTACTCGATG GGACAAATGATCCTATCAAGCCGTGTAGCTCGCACTGCCGGTGTCATCTACTTTTCCGTTCTGCATCTGCTCGTCTTCCTCGTTCTCTACCGTCTGGCCTACACGGAAACCTGTCACAGGGATATGGCCGCTGAGTGTGCTCAAAA GTATGACGATCACATGCTGGAAGCGCATGGTCTGCACAACTGA